The window GGGGGAAAGTGGCCTGGAAAGGGAAGACGTGAAAGAAAAGAAGCATGGCGAAAACACTGGACCCGGCCATGAGGAAGGCGAGACGGGCCCAGAACAAGCCCACGTGCGTTCCCGCGAGATGGTGGCCGAGGGCGGTGCTCGCGGTCCAACCTGCTACCGCGAGCGCGAAAAGGGCAAAAGATCGATTCACCCAATGGCTGTGTTTGCGAGAGAGGACTAAGACTGCCAAGGCTAGGTTCAGTCCGGTGACGATGATGGATATCGGGAAGGACTGCGCCACTGTTATGACCTCTAGCTGTGGCTAAGAATCCGGCCGCTCAAGTATCAGTACCGAATGGGTCCCGCCGACTGAGTGAGCATTCGCCATTGCGCGGTTTACCCGAGAGACGCGAGACCGATTGGGGACGTAGTCAAGGTCACACTGAGGGTCTGGAGTCGCGTAGTTGATCGTAGGTGGAATAATTCCCTCGGAAACCGTCAGGGCGGTCGCGATTGCCTGAAGAATTCCGCTCGCGGCGATGGGCTGGCCGATCATGGACTTAATGGAACTGACGGGAATGGAGTAGACCTGGGGACCAAACGCGGCCTTGAATGCATTCGTTTCGGAGACATCGTAGTCCGGCATTGAGTTGCCGTGTGCGTTGATGTAGTCCACATCGGCCGGACCTGCCCCGGCACTGGCTAACGCCTTCTTTATCGCCCTTGCAAGAGTGGCCCCTGCGTAGTCGACCTTCCGAACATGAGCGGCCTCACTCGTCATCCCGTAGCCGGTGATCTCTGCGTAGATGGGCGCACCACGGTCCAGGGCAGACTCTAGGCTCTCAAGCACCACTGCGCCAGCGCCCTCTGCGAGTACCAAGCCATCCCGATTAAGATCGTAGGGTCGAGAGGCCTTCAGGGCATCATGCCGGGCCTTCGAGAGTACGCCAACCGCACAAAACGTAGCGAACGCCAGAGAGTTTAGGGGTGCCTCTGTGCTTCCAGCGATGATTACATTGCTCGTTCCATCGGCTATTCGGTCACATCCCCACTTTATGACATCCAACCCCGTGGCACAGCCTGACGCAAGGGTCATGGCTGGGCCCCGGATCCCTAAGTCGATCGACACGTGGCTTACGGGCGCGTGCGTTGAGTACTTGATGCACGTGAACGGATCGAGCCCCGCATAACCTTCCCTCTGGACGATTCCACATGATTCCTCGACCTTCTCAAATCCGTTGAGGCACGTTCCAAAGCAGGCGCCGATCTTTTCGCTGTTCACCGGTGTGATGTCCAGCTTGGCGTCCTGGACCGCCATCCGAGCCGCGGCTACCGCGAACTGCGTGAACCGCCACAGCTCGCGCGCGCGCTTCTGGGTCATGAAGTCTTCCGGCCTGAAATCCCGCACTTCGGCCGCGACCTTGCAGGGGTACGGAGTGGTGTCGAACGACGTGATCCAGTCGACGGCGGACTTGCCGGCGATCAGGTTCTCCCAGAAGGCGTCCTTGCCGATGCCGTTGGGGGCGACGACGCCTAAGCCGGTGATGACGACGCGACGCTTGCTCCTCATCGGATGGGTGCCCCCTGAGGGCCTGGAAGGTAGATAGACGTACCTTATTACCATAAGCAAGAACAACTTGGGGGCCAAAGTTTCCAGCGACGTAAGTATCGGGTAGAATGGCACTCGCCATGCAACGGAGGTTAACGAGGCGTCGGCTCCTGGCTCTCCCTGTGGGCCTCCTGCTGGTTCCTGACCCCGTCGCGGGGGCCGCCAAGACACGGACAGACTTTACATTTCGCGTAGATGTAGGCGTCCTGTTCGACCTGCTGACCTTTTCCGTCTCCGGCGGGCTGGTGGAGGAGATCGACTGGCGGGCGGGCCGTTACCGCGTCGCGTTCGCAGGCGAGGGGGCCGGGGTGACCAACCGGACGGAGGCCGCCGGCGTCATCAAGCGCGGGCGCTTCATGCCCACGGAGATGAAGAGCGCTGGCACCGTGAGGGGGCGCCAGAACCGGCTCGAGGTGGCGTACGACTACGAGCGGGGGCGGGTCGAGTACCACTCGGTGAGCCACACTTTGCTGCTGGGCCGGCGTCGCGAGGTGCACGACGTGCTGCGGCTGCCGGCCGACCAGCCACTGGACGACGTGGTCTCGGCAACGCTCAACTTCGCGGCCAACCGGCTGGAGGTGGGCCCGGATGGTTTCTGCCGGACGGCGGTGGTCCGGCGGGCGCGGGCCGAGAACGAGGGCCCGGATGAGGTCTCCGCGCACGCCTATCGCGCGGAGATCGTGCCGCTGCGATTCCGGGTCACGGCGGATCCCGCCTCGGGACAGCTCACCGCCCTGGTGGACCTGACGGGGTTCTCCTCCTGGGCGCGTTCCAACCGGCCCGCCCGCCTCACCTTCGACGCTCGCCGCCACTTGGAGTCGGTCGAGTCCTCGCTGATCCTCGGCAGTACGGTCAAGGTTCGCCTCGAAGCGGGCACGTGATCGGCTGCTAATGGGCTACGACTTGGTGGCGCTCGGCGAGGTGCTGCTGCGCCTCGCGGCGCCGCCCCCCCACCGCCTCGAGAGGGCGACCTCTCTGAACGTCCAGATCGGCGGGGCCGAGGCCAACGTGGCAGCGGCCTGTGCCCGGCTCGGGCTCCGGACCGCCCTCATCTCGGCACTGCCGGCGGACCACGCCTGGGGCGACCGGACGGTGCGGGAGCTGTCGAGCCATGGGGTCGACTGCGCGGGGGTGGTCCGCCGCCCCGGCTGCCGCATGGGCCTCTACTTTCTCGAGTACGGCGCCGCGCCCCGTCCGGTCCGGATCCTCTACGACCGGCGCCACTCGGCGGCGAGCCGGATGACCGCCGACGAGGTGGACTGGGGGCGTCTCGACGGCGCCCGGCTGCTGCATCTCTCCGGGGTCACGGCGGCGCTGGGGGATAGCCTCCGCGCGGTGCTGCGCCGCGCGGCGCGGGAGGCGGCCGCCCGGAACGTGCCGATCTCGTTCGACGTCAACTACCGCTCACGCCTCTGGAGCCCGATGGAGGCGCGCGACTTCTCCGAGGAGATGCTGCCCGCCCTGCGCTATCTCTTCGTGGGGGCGGACGACGCCGAGACGGTGTTCGGGCTCCGCGGGGCGCCCGAGGCGGTGCTGAGCGGGCTCCGGGCGCGGGCGCCCCGGGCGACCATCGCGCTGACGCTCGGAGAGGCCGGCTCCGCCGTCCTGGCCGGCGACGGGGTGCTGCGACCGTCGAAGCTCCACGCGGTCGCGGTCGTGGATCGCGTGGGCGCCGGGGACGCGTACGCTGCGGGCTTCCTGTGGGCCACGCTCACTGGAGGCGCGCCGCAGAGGGCGGTGGACGCGGCGACGGCCCTGGCCGCGCTCAAGTGCACGATCTGGGGCGATATCCCGCTCGTGACGCGCCCCGAGGTGGAGGAGCTGCTGGCTTCGGACAGCACCGAGATCCGCCGCTAGGCGCCAGGCGCATGGGCACGGTGATCGTCTACAACCCCGGGGCAGGACGCAGCCGGGCCCGCGGCGCGGTGGTGCAGCGCATGGTGGACGCGCTTGGCGCCCGCGGACTCTCGGCGGCGGCCCGCGCGACGAGCGGGGCCGGGGACGCCACCCGTCTGGCGCGGGAAGCGGCCCTCGATGGCGCGGAGGTGGTCATCGCCTGCGGGGGAGATGGCACCATCAACGAGGTGTTACAGGGGGTCGTCGGATCGACCGCCTGCCTCGGCGTCTGGCCCCGGGGCACGGCCAACGTGCTGGCGTGGGAGATGGGACTGCCGCGGCGCCTCGAGGCGATCGCCGACGTGGTGGCGGCCGGACACACGCGCCGGGTCTCCATCGGGCGCGCGGGCGATCGCTACTTCATCTTGATGGCCGGGATCGGCCTGGATGCTGCCGTCGTGCGCCGGGTGAACCCGACGCTCAAGCGGTTCCTCGGGCAAGGCGCCTACTGGCTCGCCGCACTCCGGCAGCTCGCCGCCTGGCCGCCGCTGCGCTTCTGCGTGGAAGCCGACGGCAGGGTCGAGCACGCGACCCTGGCGGTGCTGGCCAATGCCGCCCGGTACGGCGGGGGGCTCCGCTTCGCTCCCCGGGCGCGCATGGACGACGATCTGTTCGACATCTGCCTCCTGGACTCGACCGACCGGCTCCGGCTGATCCGCTACGTCCTCGGGGCGTTCAGCGGGGCCCACCTCGGGCTGCCCGGGGTCACGTATCTGCAGGCGCGGCGGGTGCGAGCCCACGGGGCGGGAGCGCCGTGGGTCCAGGTGGACGGCGAGCCCGCCGGCCGGCTCCCCATGGAGTTCGAGTGCGTTCCCGCGGCCGTCTCGGTGCTCGCGCCCCGGTGATATAGTTCGCGCCAGAGGAGGGTGCAGCATGAGCGAGCGCTACGTCTACATGAACGGTCGCCTGGTGCCGTACGCCGAGGCCACGATCCATGTGCAGTCCAACGCCGTCAAGTACGGCACGAGCGTCTTCGAGGGGGTGCGCGCCTACTGGAGCGAGCCCCGGCAGGAGCTCTTCGTCTTCCGGCTCGACGAGCACTGCCGGCGGCTCCTCGACTCGCTCAAGCTCATGCGGATGGAGCACGCGCTCACGCTGGAGGAGCTGCGGCACTCCGTCCTCGAGACGCTGCGCAAGAACGAGTACCGGGAGGACGTCCACGTCCGCCAGACGGCCTACCTGGCGGCCGACGGAAACGTGGAGGCCACGGGCCCCACGGGGCTCGCGGTCGACGCGCGCCCGCGGAAGCTGGCGGGCAAGGCGGCGCTCGACATCTGCGTGAGCTCCTGGGTGCGCATCCCCGACGGGGCCATGCCCCCGCGCATCAAGTGCTCGGCCAACTACCAGAACGGACGCCTGGCCTTCCTCGAGGCCAAGGCCGGGGGCTACGACTACACCGTGCTCCTCAACTTGCGCGGGAAGGTCTCCGAGGCCCCGGGCGCGGCGTTCTTCGTGGTGCGCGGGGGGGTGCCCGCGACCCCGCCCCTCACCGCTGATGTGCTGGAGTCCATCACGCGGGCGACCCTCGTGCAGCTCTTCCGCGAGCAGCACGGCCTCAGCGTGGCCGAGCGCGACATCGACCGCACGGAGCTCTGTGTGGCCGACGAGGCCTTCTTCTGCGGCAGCGGCTGGGAGGTGACGCCCGTGGGCTCCGTGGACCGGCTGCCGCTCGGCCGGCCCGCGCCGGGGCCCCTGACGCGCGCGATCGCGGCCACCTACTTCCGGGCAGTGCGCGGGGAGCTGCCCGAGTACGGCGGCTGGCTCACGCCCGTGTACGGGCGGATCTGAGCGAAGGGCACGCCGGCGTGACCACCGGGGAGGCCGCGCGCGGGGTCGAGCGGATCCTCGAAGGCCTCAACGAGGGGCAGCGGCGGGCCGTCACCCACGCAGCGGGGCCGCTGCTCATCATCGCCGGCGCGGGTACGGGGAAGACCACGGTCATCACCCGCCGCATCGCCCACCTCATCGCCACCCGCCGGGCCCGCCCCTCGGAGATCCTGGCGCTCACCTTCACGGACAAGGCTGCGGCCGAGATGGAGGAGCGGGTGGACGCGCTCGTCCCCTATGGCTACGCCGACGTGCAGATCTCGACCTTCCACGCCTTCGGCGACCGGCTCATCAAGGAGAACGCGCTGGAGCTGGGGCTCACTCCCGACTTCCGGGTGCTCACGCGGGCCGAGCAGATCATCTTCCTGCGCGATCACCTCTTCGAGTTCCCCCTCCAGCACTACCGGCCGCTGGGCGACCCCACGCGGCACCTCCAGGCGATCACGAGCCTGATCAGCCGGCTGAAGGACGAGGACGTGAGCCCGGAGGAGTACCTGGCCCACGCCGAGGCCCTGCTGGCCGCCGCGCAGGACGACGAGAGCCGGCTCGAGGCCGAGGAGCACCTGGAGCTGGCGCGCGTCTACGCGCAGTACCAGATCCTGATGGCGCGCCTCGGCCAGGTGGACTTTGGCGACCAGATCGTGGAGGCGCTGCGACTCTTCCGCACGCGCCCGCACGTCCTCCGCCGCTACCAGGGGCGCTTCCGCCACATCCTGGTGGACGAGTTCCAGGACACGAACTACGCGCAGAATCAGGTCGTGGAGCTCCTCGCCGCCGCCCACAAGAACCTCACCGTGGTGGCTGACGACGATCAGTGTCTGCCCGCTGGAACGCCGGTGGAGACCCCCGTGGGCCCACGCCCCATTGAGACGCTCCAGGCCGGGGATCCGGTCCTCACCGCCGTCGGGAAGGGGTTCCTCGGGACGGCGCAGGTATCGCGCGTGCTCCGGCGCGAGCGCCGCGCCCGTTTCCTCACCGTGGAGACCGAGGGCGGACACCGCGTGACGGTGACCGACAACCACAAGATGTTCTGCTACGTGCCGCGTGTGGCGAAGTCGAAGACCTTCACCTACGTGTACTTGATGGAGCGGCGCGATCTCGGGTGGCGCATCGGCGTGACCAACGATCTCTCGGTCAGGCTGTGCCTCGAGCGCTCGGCCGACCGGATCGTCGGCCTGCGCGCATGCGCCACGGACGCCGAGGCCCGGTACCTGGAGGCCCTGTGGTCGCTCCAGTACGGCATCCCGACGCTGCCGTTCAAGCCGCGGAAGGGGATGGTGGTGGTCGGAGAGTACCTCGATCGCCTCTTCCACGAGGTCGACACGCGAAAGAACGCCGACCGGCTGGCCTGCGATCTAGGTGTCGATCTGAACGCCCACCATTTCACCCTCGGCGCGGTGCATCGCGGTGGGCAGTCGAGGGTCAAGATCATAATGACGATGTGCTATCGCCGGTACAGCCCGAAGGGGCGGGGGCGGCTCCTCAAGGCCGCCCAGATCCTCCATGGGGTGGCGCTGGAGACCTCCGCTCCAGTCATCGTGGAGCGCCTGCGGGCCGCCGGGGTCCCGCTGCGGAAGGCGAGACGCGGCTGGCTGGTGCGCACCACCAGCGCCTCGATCCGCGAGATCGGGCTCAAGGCCGAGTTCCTCCGCGAGCTGACGGAGGGCGTGCTGGAGGTGCGTTTCGATGCCGGGACGGCGAACATCCAGCACCGCTCGGCGCTGGTGATGCCGGCCGGCAACGTGCTGCCCGGCCATGCGCTGCCGGTGGTCCGCAGGAACCGCGTTGTCTACGATCGCGTCGTAAGGGTCTCGGAGGAGTGGAGAACGGAGCCCGTGTTCGACCTCGAGGTGGAGCGGACTCACAACTTCATAGCCAGCGGGATCGTGGTGCACAATTCGATCTATAAGTGGCGTGGGGCCGCGCTGTCCAACGTCATGGAGTTCAAGGAGCAGTATCCCGACGCGCGGGACATCGTGCTCACGGACAACTACCGCTGCCCGCAGGAGGTGCTGGACGCGGCCTACCGGCTCATCCAGCACAACAATCCCGATCGCCTGGAAGTGAAGTACGGCATCGCGAAGAAGCTACGGCGCGCGCTCCAGGCCGACGCCGCGGAGGGGAAGGGCCCGGCGCACCTCGCCTACGACACGATCTCCTCGCAGGCCGACGCCGTCGTGGACCTCATCACACGGGAGCGCGCGGCCGGGCGTCCGTACAAGGACTGCGCCATCCTGGTGCGGGCGAACAACGATGCCGAGCCCTTCCTGCGCGCGCTCAACATGCGCGGCATCCCCTGGACGTTCTCCGGCAATGCCGGGCTCTACGGCCGCCCGGAGATCCGGCTCCTGATTGCCTTTCTCCGGGCCGTCGCCCATCCCGACGACTCGGTGAGCCTCCATTACCTCGCCTCCTCCGCCATCTACCAGGTGCCGATCGTGGATCTGACGAAGTGCAGCACCTACGCCGATCGGAAACATCGCTGGCTCTTCGAGGTGCTGCGCGAGGTCCCCGTGGAGGTGCAGGTGAGCGAGGAGGGCGCGGCGGTCATCCGGCGCTTGATGGCCGATCTCGGGCGGTACATGGAGCTGGCGCGGGAGAGCCCGACGGGAGAGCTCCTCTACCAGTTCCTCCTGGACTCCGGCGAGATGACCCGGTACGCGAAGGCGCCGGCCGAGCTGGAGCAGGAGGTGCAGAACGTGAGCAAGTTCTTCAACCGGGTCCGGGACGCCTCGCGCGTGCTCAAGTACGACAACGTGCGCGAGTTCGTCAACCACCTGGACGCGCTCATCGACGCGGGCGACGACCCGGCGGTGGCCGAGGCCGACACGGACACGCCCGCGGTCCACGTGCTGACCGTCCACAAGGCCAAGGGGCTCGAGTGGCCCGTGGTCTTCCTCGTCAACTGCGTCCAGAACAAGTTCCCCTCCACCCGGCGGAGCGAGCCCATCGAGATGCCGGCGCCCCTCATCAGGGACACCCTGCCCCAGGGGGACTTTCACCTCCAGGAGGAGCGGCGGCTCTTCTACGTCGGGATGACCCGCGCCAAGGAAGCCCTCTACCTCACCAGCGCCGAGGACATGGGGGGGCGCCGGAAGTGGAAGGTGAGCCAGTTCGTGCTGGAGGCGCTGGATCTCCCCAAGGACGCCACGCGGCCGTTCAAGGCCCGTGCCATGGAGGAGCTGGGGCGGCATGCGCCGCCCCCCGCGCCCCTGTCGCCGGGCCTGGCGCCGATCCCGGCGGACCAGGCGCTGGTGGTGAGCCACAAGCAGGTGGACGACTACCAGACCTGCCCGCTCAAGTACCACTTCATCCACGTGCTGCGGATCCCGCTGCGCCAGCACCACGCGATCGTCTACGGCAGCGCGCTCCACACGGCCGTGGAGTTCTACCTCCGCCGGCGGGCGGCGGGCAACTTCACCTCGCTGGCGGACTTCCTCCGGGCCTTCGACGATGCCTGGCGGAACGAGGGGTTCCTCACGCGCGAGCACGAGGAACAGCGCAAGCGCGCGGGCGCGGAGGCGCTCACGCGCTTCTACCACGAGGAGGAAGCCTCGGGCGAGAAGCCCACGGAGGTGGAGCGCGAGTTCGGGTTCAGCCTCGGGGCCGACCGCGTGCGCGGGCGCTTCGACCGGGTGGACGAGACCCCCGAGGGCACGGTGATCGTGGACTACAAGTCCAGCGACGTGACCGAGCAGAAGGCAGCCGACAAACGCGCGCGCGAGAGCCTCCAGCTCAAGATCTACGCGCTGGCCCAGCAGGTCATGACCGGCCGGCTGCCCGTGCGGGTGGAGCTGCGCTTCCTGGAGTCAGGCCTCGCGGGCCGGCACGCGCCGACGGCCAGGGACCTGGCCGTGGCGCGGGCGGCGATCGAGGCGGCGGCCGCCGGCATCCGCGCGCGCCGGTTCGACCCGACCCCTGGCTACCAGGTCTGCCGCTACTGCGCGTACAATCAGATCTGCCCCAGCACCGCCACGCGCGAGTGACGGACCTCGAGCGACGTTGAGCTGACTGCTCCGGATGGTCGCGGATCGAACGCCGGACGCCGAGAGGGGGCAGGGACGATGAAGCTCAGAGCCAACGGCATCGAGATCCTCGACGGGGTGGCGGGGCGCGCGCGGGGTGCGGCATGACGGCGCCTGACCCGCCCGCGGTGGACCTCGCCGGCCTGGCGGCGGCGATCGAGCGGGCGGAAGGGGATCTCGCGCTCGGCGAGGAGCCAGCCGGCTTCGCGGCAGCCCTCGAGGCCGGCGCCCCGCCGGAATCCGGGGCGCCGGGGCCGGCCACCGCCTCCGAGGCTGCGGCGCCGTGACCGACGGGACGCTGTCCTCGCTGGCCGGCGAGATCCGCGCCGGGCGGCTCTCCCCCGTGGAGGCGACGCGCGGGTGCCTCGACCGCATCGCGCGGCTCGACGGGCGGCTCCGCGCCTTCATCACGGTGGATCACGAGGGCGCCCTGGAGCGGGCGCGGGCCCTCGAGGCGGACGCCACCGCGGGGCGCTGGCGCGGCCCGCTTCACGGGGTGCCGCTGGCCTTCAAGGACCTCTGCCATGTCCGCGGCCTGCCCTCCTCCTGCGGGACGAAGACGCCGCAGTACTTCTTCGCCGAGCATGAGTGCACTGCCGTCCGCCGCCTGGCCGCGGCGGGGGCCGTGACGCTCGGCAAGCTCAACATGGCGGAGCTGGCCATGGGACCCTTCGGTGACAACGCCCACCACGGCGACGTCCAGAACCCGTGGCGCCCCGGGCACTGCTCGGGCGGCTCGTCGAGCGGCTCGGGCGCGGCGGTGGCCGCCGGCCTGGCGCTGGGCGCTCTCGGCACGGACACGGGCGGGTCCATCCGGCTGCCGGCGGGGTGCTGCGGCATCGCCGGGCTCAAGCCGACCTATGGCCGCGTGAGCCGCGCGGGGGTGATGCCGCTGTCCTGGTCCATGGACCACGTGGGCCCCATGGCGCCGACGGTGCGCGACGCGGCGCTCCTGCTCGGGGTCATCGCGGGACCCGACCCGCAGGATGTGACGTCGAGCCGCCGCGCCGTGGCCGACTACGGGCAGGCCCTGACCGAGCCCGTTGCCGGGCTTCGCGTCGGCGTCCCGGAGAACTACTACTTCCGCGGGCTCCACCCCGAGATGGAGGCCGGCGTGCGCCGCGCGGTGGGCGTGCTCCAGGGACTTGGCGCGCAGGTGTCGGAGATCCGCGTGCCGGACCCGCAGCTGGTCACGGACGTGGCCAACATCATCGCGCGCGCCGAGGGCGCCACGATCCACTGGCGCCTGCTGCGGGAGCGGCCGCAGGACCTCCAGCCGGCGGTGCGCGCCCGGCTCGAGCTGGGCGTGCGCATCCCGGCCCACGACTACCTCCAGGCCCTGCGCCTCCGCGCGCGACTGGCCCGCGAATTCATCCGCGAGGTGTTCACGGAGGTGGACGCGCTCGCGGCGCCCGTGATCCCGGAGCCCGCACCGGCTCTGGCGGATGTGAAGGCGGGCACCACCGGGGACGTGACGGCGCGCATGAGGGAGTTCTCGCGGCTGACCCGGCCCTGGAACGGCCTGGGGCTGCCGGCGCTGTCGGTCCCCTGCGGCCTCTCGACGGCGGGCCTGCCGCTGGCCTTCCAGATCGTGGGGCGCCCCTTCGACGAGGCGACGGTGCTCAGGCTGGGCCACGCCTACGAGCAGGCCGCCGGCTGGTGGAGACACCGCCCCACGCTCGACTGACCCCCGCCCGGCCCCTCAGGCTGTTGTCAGCGGTCTGACAGACTGTAGGTCAGGCGGTACACCGCTGCGGCGAAGTCGGGCGCCGCGCCGTGGCGGATGAGGGTCTCGGCGCCGAGGAAGTCACGGCAGGCACCCTCCAGCGTGGCCTGGTGGAGCCCCTCCACGAGGATCACCCAGCGGGCCATCTCGTCCGGTCGGTGGCCGAGCCTGGCCTCGTCGGTCTTCCCCTTCGCGGTGGTGGCCGCCACGTCGGCTTCGCAGAGGTGGACGCCCACCAGACCGGGGCGTTCTGACACCGTGGGCAGGGCCGTTGCGGTGAGCCACCCCCGCAGCTCCTCGTCGCGGCCGCGCGCCGGCCCCAGCTCCAGGGTTTGCAGCGCGCCGCCGATCCCTTCACCGAGGCTCAGCGTGACCCGGCAGGCCGTTCGCCGCGTGTTTCTGAACAGGGGGAGGGCACGGCGCGTCCAGGCGGTCGGGTGGTCCAGTCGCTCGATGTAGGCGGAGCCGGCGAGCGTGGCCACGCTCTCGGTCTCGTAGAGCGTGAAGTACCGCGGGCCGCCCGCCAGGGCCTCGTACCGCCGCCCGCGCAGGAAACCCGGGATGCCGACACGCTCCGGCACGTGCTCGCGTGTGTGCCAGTGGTCGAACTCGGCCTCTCCGCCTGGCGCGATGTCGTTCCAGAGGGCCAGCACGGCGCCGCCGCGGAGGGCCATGGCCCGACCCTAGCGGGGCCCCGCGTGGCCGTCAAGAGGCTTGCGCGAGCCAGTCCGGCCGGAGGGTTCCAGCACATGGGGTTGTTCCCCGTGCCGCGTTGACGTGTACAAACTACCTGGCCAATGTAAGAACTATCGAACGGCGTCCGGCCGGGAAGGCCATCCGAGCCCAACCAGACCGAGATCACCGGAGCACCAGCGGAAAATCAACCGTTTGAAGTGGCGCCTCGCGTGACGCATCACCAGCTCGGCTGGCACGAGGCTTGAGTCTCCCTGCGACCGATGCGCGCGCTCCTCCTGCGGAAGCCCCCGATTGTTGGCCTCGGACTCGCGGGAGCCCTGCTGCTCTCCGTGCTGGCGCTCGTCGCCTACTCGACGGTCGAGCTCGCGCGGTTCGAGCGCGCCGAGACCCGGCGCGCCGTGTTCATCCACGCTGCCGGGCAGGCCCTGGCACCCGGGACGAGCGTTCGGGCCATCGATCTGCCAGGAACCCTCGCCCGCCTCGGGTACACCGAGACGAAGACGGCGCCGACCGCGCCCGGGCAGTACCGCCGCGCGGGCGGCGGCTGGGACATCTTCCTTCGCGAGGAGCGGTCGCGCGTGCGGCTCGAGGTGCGCGGCGAGCGCATCGCGCGCGTGACGCGGGATGGAAAGGACGAGGAGGTGGCGCTCGAGGGCGAGGTGCTGACGGGCGGTGCCGATCAGCCGGGGGAGGACTATCGGCCGATCAAGCTTGCCGACACGTCCAAGACCCTGGTTGACGCGCTGCTCGCCATCGAGGACCACCGGTTCTTCGCGCACGGGGCGCTCGACCTGAGGAGCCTCGCGCGGGCGGTGTGGGTCAATACCCGCGCCGGCAAGGTGGCCGAGGGCGGGAGCACGATCACCCAGCAGCTCGTCAAGAACCGCTTGCTGACGCCGCAGCGAACGATGG is drawn from Candidatus Rokuibacteriota bacterium and contains these coding sequences:
- the gatA gene encoding Asp-tRNA(Asn)/Glu-tRNA(Gln) amidotransferase subunit GatA — protein: MTDGTLSSLAGEIRAGRLSPVEATRGCLDRIARLDGRLRAFITVDHEGALERARALEADATAGRWRGPLHGVPLAFKDLCHVRGLPSSCGTKTPQYFFAEHECTAVRRLAAAGAVTLGKLNMAELAMGPFGDNAHHGDVQNPWRPGHCSGGSSSGSGAAVAAGLALGALGTDTGGSIRLPAGCCGIAGLKPTYGRVSRAGVMPLSWSMDHVGPMAPTVRDAALLLGVIAGPDPQDVTSSRRAVADYGQALTEPVAGLRVGVPENYYFRGLHPEMEAGVRRAVGVLQGLGAQVSEIRVPDPQLVTDVANIIARAEGATIHWRLLRERPQDLQPAVRARLELGVRIPAHDYLQALRLRARLAREFIREVFTEVDALAAPVIPEPAPALADVKAGTTGDVTARMREFSRLTRPWNGLGLPALSVPCGLSTAGLPLAFQIVGRPFDEATVLRLGHAYEQAAGWWRHRPTLD
- a CDS encoding transglycosylase domain-containing protein; translation: MRALLLRKPPIVGLGLAGALLLSVLALVAYSTVELARFERAETRRAVFIHAAGQALAPGTSVRAIDLPGTLARLGYTETKTAPTAPGQYRRAGGGWDIFLREERSRVRLEVRGERIARVTRDGKDEEVALEGEVLTGGADQPGEDYRPIKLADTSKTLVDALLAIEDHRFFAHGALDLRSLARAVWVNTRAGKVAEGGSTITQQLVKNRLLTPQRTMARKVREAWLATLVEWRYSKTQILEAYLNEVYLGQRGPLAIRGMGAASRAYYAKEVHQLTPGEAALLAGMVRAPNTYSPVLNPERAHQRRDVVLARMRELEMLDGPAYERARKEPVRALARPRPGQAAPYFTDHVRQEMEERFGPGARIVTTLDLTLQRFAENAVAAGLDQLESRYARLRR